From one Nocardioides scoriae genomic stretch:
- a CDS encoding type 1 glutamine amidotransferase domain-containing protein, with the protein MPDLNGKRIAIIATSHFEEAELVTPRDELAAMGAEVKVYSTTAEAIQAVENDTDPTQKVSVDGVFTDLDVAGVDAVVVPGGTINADTIRTDEDAQEIVRQALEQDKVLAVICHGPWLLVSAGVASGKRLTSFPSLAVDLRNAGAQWSDEEVVVDGRLVTSRNPDDLPAFVEAIAEALQD; encoded by the coding sequence GTGCCGGACCTGAACGGCAAGAGGATCGCCATCATCGCCACCTCGCACTTCGAGGAGGCGGAGCTCGTCACGCCGCGCGACGAGCTGGCCGCGATGGGCGCCGAGGTCAAGGTCTACTCGACCACGGCCGAGGCCATCCAGGCGGTGGAGAACGACACCGACCCCACCCAGAAGGTGTCGGTCGACGGGGTCTTCACCGACCTCGACGTGGCCGGCGTGGACGCGGTCGTGGTGCCCGGCGGCACGATCAACGCCGACACCATCCGCACCGACGAGGACGCGCAGGAGATCGTGCGCCAGGCGCTGGAGCAGGACAAGGTGCTGGCCGTGATCTGCCACGGCCCGTGGCTGCTGGTCTCGGCCGGCGTGGCCTCGGGCAAGCGGCTGACCAGCTTCCCGAGCCTGGCGGTCGACCTGCGCAACGCCGGGGCCCAGTGGAGCGACGAGGAGGTCGTGGTCGACGGTCGGCTGGTCACCAGCCGCAACCCCGACGACCTGCCGGCCTTCGTGGAGGCCATCGCCGAGGCGCTGCAGGACTGA
- a CDS encoding TetR/AcrR family transcriptional regulator produces MPLAAGIRPRVAGAREEEILDATVRLLLEVGYDRLTLDAVAKEARAGKATLYRRWESKASLVVDAMVRAKQAPHVEAHDTGSLREDLLRTFCGQHGPVGSDATALMGAVVTALASDPDFASRFREQVIAPKVAVSDEIYRRAVARGEISADLDLEVIGPALAGIVLHRTFVLGLVSDDESVQRVVDHVILPACGLVPPAPSSQEADRP; encoded by the coding sequence GTGCCACTCGCGGCCGGCATCCGTCCCCGCGTCGCCGGTGCGCGCGAGGAGGAGATCCTCGACGCCACCGTGCGGCTGCTCCTCGAGGTCGGCTACGACCGGCTGACGCTCGACGCCGTCGCCAAGGAGGCGCGGGCCGGCAAGGCCACCCTCTACCGCCGGTGGGAGAGCAAGGCCAGCCTGGTCGTGGACGCCATGGTGCGCGCCAAGCAGGCGCCCCACGTCGAGGCCCACGACACCGGCTCGCTGCGCGAGGACCTGCTGCGGACCTTCTGCGGCCAGCACGGCCCGGTCGGCAGCGACGCCACCGCCCTCATGGGCGCCGTGGTCACCGCGCTGGCCAGCGACCCCGACTTCGCCTCCCGCTTCCGCGAGCAGGTCATCGCCCCCAAGGTGGCCGTCTCCGACGAGATCTACCGCCGGGCCGTCGCCCGCGGCGAGATCTCCGCCGACCTCGACCTCGAGGTCATCGGTCCCGCGCTCGCCGGGATCGTCCTGCACCGCACCTTCGTCCTCGGGCTCGTCAGCGACGACGAGTCCGTCCAGCGCGTGGTCGACCACGTGATCCTCCCGGCGTGCGGCCTGGTGCCGCCCGCCCCCTCCTCCCAGGAAGCCGACCGGCCATGA
- a CDS encoding MFS transporter, with product MTDVREPAPPLTPGPDATPTEEPGGSTRLGWALLLISVAQLMVVLDATIANIALPYIQSDLDISQANLQWVVTGYALAFGGLLLLGGRLGDLYGRRRIFMVGVAIFAVASGVGGLAANEAMLLASRGLQGLGAALASPAALALITTNFPAGPQRNRAFSIYAAMSGAGAAVGLLLGGWLTGLTPDLFGASVDGWRLTFLINVPIGLAAAFAAPRVLAESESHPGELDVPGALSGTAGLVAIVFGLSRAGEPSHGWGDPSTLTALVLGVLLLGAFVAIERRVEHPLLPFRILLSRTRATAFVTMMIVPAAMFAMFYFLSQFVQNVMGYSPLQTGVAFLPFSLGIVIAATVSSKLMAMVDPRWIAGIGTAMAGAALFGFSRLSVDSSAGSILSAVTGGETHLGTDVSYWASIFPYISLMSLGMGATFVPMTLAAVHGVSHRDSGIGSGVLNTMQQVGGALGLAALSTVAVHFSTDRATQITSDLQAAGQASGVRPTEAMQQAVGNLAYQGAFTDGATNAFLAGAFMIWAASLIVWIFLSVRHEELAVDDAPAGVHAG from the coding sequence ATGACCGACGTACGCGAACCCGCACCTCCCCTGACCCCTGGACCCGACGCCACGCCCACCGAGGAGCCCGGTGGCTCCACCCGCCTGGGCTGGGCGCTGCTGCTCATCTCGGTGGCGCAGCTGATGGTCGTCCTCGACGCCACCATCGCCAACATCGCCCTGCCCTACATCCAGTCCGACCTCGACATCTCGCAGGCCAACCTGCAGTGGGTCGTGACCGGGTACGCGCTGGCGTTCGGTGGCCTGCTGCTGCTGGGCGGCCGCCTCGGCGACCTCTACGGCCGTCGCCGCATCTTCATGGTCGGCGTCGCGATCTTCGCCGTCGCCTCCGGCGTGGGCGGCCTGGCCGCCAACGAGGCCATGCTGCTCGCCTCGCGTGGCCTGCAGGGCCTCGGCGCCGCACTGGCCTCCCCCGCCGCGCTCGCGCTGATCACCACGAACTTCCCGGCCGGGCCCCAGCGCAACCGCGCCTTCAGCATCTACGCCGCGATGTCGGGCGCCGGCGCGGCCGTCGGCCTGCTGCTCGGCGGCTGGCTGACCGGGCTGACCCCCGACCTGTTCGGCGCCTCCGTGGACGGCTGGCGCCTGACCTTCCTCATCAACGTGCCGATCGGCCTCGCGGCCGCCTTCGCCGCCCCCCGCGTGCTGGCCGAGAGCGAGTCGCACCCCGGCGAGCTCGACGTGCCCGGCGCCCTGTCCGGCACCGCCGGACTGGTGGCGATCGTCTTCGGCCTCTCCCGTGCCGGTGAGCCCAGCCACGGCTGGGGCGACCCGAGCACCCTGACCGCGCTGGTCCTCGGCGTGCTGCTGCTGGGCGCCTTCGTGGCCATCGAGCGTCGGGTCGAGCACCCGCTGCTGCCCTTCCGGATCCTGCTCAGCCGCACCCGGGCCACCGCCTTCGTCACGATGATGATCGTGCCCGCGGCGATGTTCGCGATGTTCTACTTCCTCTCGCAGTTCGTGCAGAACGTCATGGGCTACTCCCCGCTGCAGACCGGCGTCGCGTTCCTGCCCTTCAGCCTCGGCATCGTCATCGCCGCGACCGTGTCGTCCAAGCTGATGGCGATGGTCGACCCCCGCTGGATCGCCGGCATCGGCACCGCCATGGCCGGCGCCGCGCTGTTCGGCTTCTCGCGGCTCTCGGTCGACTCCTCGGCCGGCTCGATCCTCTCGGCCGTCACCGGCGGCGAGACCCACCTGGGGACCGACGTGAGCTACTGGGCGAGCATCTTCCCCTACATCTCGCTGATGTCGCTGGGCATGGGCGCGACCTTCGTGCCGATGACGCTGGCCGCCGTCCACGGCGTCTCCCACCGCGACTCGGGCATCGGCTCGGGCGTGCTCAACACCATGCAGCAGGTCGGCGGCGCGCTCGGGCTCGCGGCCCTGTCGACCGTGGCGGTGCACTTCTCGACCGACCGCGCCACGCAGATCACCTCCGACCTGCAGGCGGCCGGCCAGGCCTCCGGCGTGCGTCCCACCGAGGCGATGCAGCAGGCCGTGGGCAACCTGGCCTACCAGGGCGCCTTCACCGACGGGGCGACCAACGCCTTCCTCGCCGGGGCCTTCATGATCTGGGCCGCCAGCCTGATCGTGTGGATCTTCCTCAGCGTCAGGCACGAGGAGCTGGCGGTCGACGACGCCCCCGCCGGGGTGCACGCCGGCTGA